Proteins encoded within one genomic window of Humulus lupulus chromosome 1, drHumLupu1.1, whole genome shotgun sequence:
- the LOC133788286 gene encoding probable BOI-related E3 ubiquitin-protein ligase 3 codes for MAIQAQLYQDNLGFPLFGSQDLMMMPVPDVVNGCGANNSFGFNQFCFNVPQKNQQQVLMPELQNLQPRNDNVWFDNTKNNTSNTITPTPSTMAFSHSVMDQVEKQRQEIDQYVKFQNERLRLLIQEQRKQQFLSLIKKVEPKLLGLLRYKDEELFQATKRSMELEDLLRKLETENQIWQRVAQENEAMVMSLNNSLEEARERALCCFNNGAEDAESCCDVGMEEEENREVAGQEQNDDVIVVTEENREHKTTMVCKACNSRSSSVLFLPCRHLCSCKICEPFLDSCPVCRTTKKASIEALIF; via the exons ATGGCTATTCAAGCACAGTTGTATCAGGATAATCTTGGGTTTCCTTTGTTTGGTTCACAGGATTTGATGATGATGCCGGTTCCGGATGTTGTTAATGGCTGTGGTGCTAATAATAGCTTTGGTTTTAATCAGTTTTGTTTCAATGTTCCTCAAAAAAATCAACAACAAGTTCTGATGCCTGAGTTGCAGAATCTTCAACCGAGAAACGACAACGTTTGGTTCGATAACACTAAAAACAACACTAGTAATACAATTACTCCTACTCCTTCAACAATGGCTTTTTCTCATAGTGTAATGGATCAAGTTGAGAAGCAAAGACAAGAAATCGATCAATATGTGAAATTCCAG AATGAGAGATTGAGATTATTGATTCAAGAGCAAAGAAAGCAACAATTTTTATCGTTAATAAAGAAAGTTGAGCCTAAACTATTGGGACTACTGAGATATAAGGACGAAGAACTATTTCAAGCAACGAAGAGATCAATGGAGCTCGAAGATTTACTGAGAAAGTTAGAAACTGAGAATCAAATATGGCAGAGAGTGGCTCAAGAGAACGAAGCCATGGTTATGTCATTGAACAACTCACTAGAGGAAGCTAGAGAGAGAGCTCTGTGTTGTTTCAACAATGGCGCCGAAGACGCCGAGTCTTGTTGTGACGTGGgtatggaagaagaagaaaacaggGAAGTAGCAGGACAGGAACAAAACGACGACGTAATAGTAGTAACAGAGGAGAACAGAGAACACAAAACGACAATGGTTTGCAAAGCCTGTAATTCTCGAAGCTCGAGCGTTCTTTTCCTACCTTGCAGGCACCTTTGTTCATGTAAAATTTGTGAACCCTTTCTCGATTCTTGCCCAGTGTGTAGAACTACGAAGAAGGCTAGTATAGAGGCTTTAATTTTCTAG